In Sphaeramia orbicularis chromosome 5, fSphaOr1.1, whole genome shotgun sequence, a genomic segment contains:
- the LOC115419771 gene encoding dysbindin, which yields MSSSPANIHNKRLPSETERGQRLPDVDAAQQLKLRERQRFFEEVFQHDVDVYLSSAHLCIRDYKRPPIGSISSMEVNVDLLDQMELIDISDQEALDVFFSSSGEEGVLTSPLPGQGNNNNEDVISNGLFRHVLEGLDAKSRMSSTSSNSSTDSQTINANGEDAPVVQSDEEEETHTNTMKRRAESVEMKSSSSSSS from the exons ATGAGCTCCTCTCCAGCCAACATCCACAACAAACGTCTACCCT CGGAGACTGAGCGAGGCCAGAGGCTGCCGGATGTGGATGCAGCTCAACAGCTCAAACTAAGAGAGAGGCAGCGTTTCTTTGAGGAGGTTTTCCAGCATGACGTAGATGTTTACCTCTCATCTGCTCATCTGTGCATCAGAGACTACAAAAGAC CTCCTATTGGCAGTATCTCATCCATGGAGGTTAATGTGGACTTGTTGGACCAGATGGAGTTGATTGACATCTCCGACCAGGAGGCGTTGGATGTGTTCTTCAGCTCCAGTGGAGAAGAAGGGGTATTGACCTCCCCGTTGCCAG GACAAGGAAACAACAACAACGAGGACGTGATCAGTAATGGACTCTTTCGACATGTCCTCGAGGGTCTGGACGCCAAGTCACGCATGTCCTCCACGTCTTCAAACTCGTCTACTGACAGCCAGACCATCAACGCCAACGGAGAGGACGCCCCTGTGGTCCAAtcagacgaagaagaagaaacacacaccaacacaatgAAGAGGAGAGCTGAGTCTGTAGAGATgaagtcatcatcatcatcatcatcatag